DNA from Candidatus Cloacimonas acidaminovorans str. Evry:
CGATATGATTTCAAATGATTTTTTTGAGCAACCGAATAAGCAACGGAAACATTGGTGGTACGACTGTCCAGAAAAAATTTATTGTGTTTTTTCAAAATAGCCATTACAGAATTCATCACCTCTTCATCCGTTGTTGCCAAACTGCCCATATGATTGTTCGCTCCTACACAATAAGGCAGTTGCTCAATAAAGCGGGTCATTATTTTTTCAATCTGCCGCTCATCATATTGAACCAAGATAGGATTCTTTCCCGGATTTACTTCTGGATAGCCAATGGGCTCCATAGGAATATGAATAAGAGTTAAGCGTCCTTGCTCCTTTGCCAGTTTCATTGTTTGCACGCTATATTCTTCTTCGGGAAAGATGGAAAAGCAGACCTCCTTATCCAGAGCCAGAAAACCGGTAAGCAAATCACCACCAATTGTTCCGAAGTCATCTACAACGATGGTAATAGTGCGTTTTTTCTGTTTGTTCCGATAAAGATTATTATCATAAAAGATATTTATCTCATATTGTTTGGCGGTATCGGGAAAACTGAAGAGCAATTTTTGTTTACCTGCTGAGTCCGTTCCCTTTATAAATTTAGCTCCATTGCGTTCCAGTTCACCTTTGAAAATCATATTAGCATAAACGAGGTCCATTTCCGATTTATCAATGGGCACATTGAATATAGTTAAGTTTTCCGTATTGCGTTTGTGGAAATAGGACTTGGGGATGCCAAGTTTTTCAATGGTTGTGGTAATTACCGATTCTGGAGTGTTTTTTGTATTGTCTATAGTTGTTTCCTGGGCTTTTTTATCCTTGGGTAATATCTTTGTTGCGCTTGGAGAAATTGCCTTCACTTCTTTTTTGGTTTTTTTCTTTGGTTTAACCGGTAGTTCGCTGTTTTTAGAAACCGTTTCGGCTTTAGCGAGCTCGGAATTCTTATCCGCGGGCTCTTTTATGATTAGCCATATCAAGATACAGCAAATGAATCCTGTTAGAATAAAAATTCCAGGATTACCACCTTTTCTCCGACGCTTAACCTTACGCAGTTTCTTTTTACGCACTTTGGGCATAGCTTGTCCTTAATAGATTTTTGAAAGGTATGAAACGATTAACTAAATATTTTAATACCCAGATAAGGGGAAAGAAAAATAGATTGGATACCATAAATGCACCGGTAAGCACTAACACATTCACAAAGATATCTTCTATCATAACAAAGGGATAAAGCTTGAATTTAATAGATATGCCGGTATATTTGTCAATAAAACTGATTAACGGCATCAGAGCAAAACGCAGGATTAACTGATAGAAACGCACAGCAAAGAAAACGACTAGCAAAGTAAGTAAAATATAGCGGAAAAGAAGGAATTTATTGTTCCGTGCCCAAGAAAGAAACGCTTTCAAAGCTCGAGGATGACCATACTGCCTTTGATAATAGGGAGTTAAAACCACATTAAATAAATAATGGTAAAGGATAAGAAACATAGTATAGAGTTTGAATAATAAAAGCAGACCCGATTTTACAGTACCCTTTATACCGTAAAAATACGCCAGAAAACTGGAAATAGCATAAATTATTAAGCCGATTAACACCAAAGCCATCACGCTAACATTAAATTGAATTACCATATCCAAATATTCGCTATTATTGCAGTTGTATAGTAACTTGATTTTTATCAGCATAAAAACGCTGAACACAAAGATAATTAAAAAGGCAAGCAAGGGCAAATAATGCATCCGAAAACTAAGCAAACTGGTAGCGGAAGATAGCAAACTGCCACTATCTATCCAATACAAAAGAGTTATGGGGGCAACGAAAACCTGAATTCCGTTGTAATCGCCAAAAAGGGCATTTAAGATACTCTTTATCACCTTAGCTTGCCGTAAGTGCATTTTAGTCCTTCACTTTTGTTTTATGTATCCTTTTCTGGTAATTACAGAATTCTGTCAATATAAATAAGGAAGCAAGAAGAGTAGAGGGCAAAGGGAATGTAAGTTGTGAGGTGTCCTGAAAATAGCGGACTAATATTAAGGAGAAAGAAATGAACAAAAATTCTAATGAAAGGATGCAAGTCCCCTAAATGGAACTCAATGTGCGGTACAACTACTTTATTCCAATCTTATTGGTGACAATGTTTATGGTTGGGCAAAAGATGTTTCCGCGGCTGTTTGCGGACCGAATTATTGTTCTGCCAGGTTCACCTATAGGATTGAATGCACCGATTTAAGCGGTTTACCTGTTGCTGGAGTTTCAGTTTATAATAGTCAATCCGCCGGAGGTATTTTTATAAATCCAGCGATTACTAATAGTGCAGGGATTGCTACCGGGGAGCTTTATCCAATGAAAACGCAGATTTGGGTAACTAATCCTATTACCAATGAAATAGCTTTTAATACTCAGTTTTTTGCTGAACCAGGAGCTCTTATTCCCTTTTCTGTGCAATTGCCTGTTAGTGTGGAAGAAAATATCGTTTCTATTCCTGCAGGAAAACTCCATCTATATCCTTCCGTATTAAATCCTCATTGGAACGAAAGTATCCGAATTTCTTATGATACCAAGCTTACAGGCAAGGCAGAACTTGTTTTATACGATTTGAAAGGACGCCATCTTGCGGAAAAAGTTTATGACCAAAATGAAATTGAATGGCAGCTGCCAAAGCTTTCCAGTGGTATTTATTTTGTGCGTCTTACAAATCAAGGTAAGGCATTGGGGACAGCTAAACTTATTATACTTAAGTGAAATACGCTTTTCTCCTGCTGTTATTAGCTGAAATTATGATGCTTTCCGCTCTCACTTTTGAAGCGGAAGAGCTTAATTTCTATCTGGAAAATGATTTATGGGAAATAGACGGTCTATTTCATTTTGCCAATTACGATTCGCTTTCCACGCACAAACTGATCTTTTTTCCTGTTCCCAGTGATAGTTTATGCCTACCGCCTAAAATAAAAGCCATAGCCATTCAGGATAGCAATGAAGCGGAAGTAACTATGCTAAATCAAGCAAAGAACGGTTTCACTTTTTTCCTTTCTCTGCCCGCTCTTTCTTTTTGTTCTTTGCACCTTGATTATACTCAAACCCTTAAAAGCAATTATGCTAAATATATTATCACGACTACAAATTCCTGGGGTAGACCCTTACCTTACGCCAAATATACTTTGCATCCGGGCATAAATGTGCAAATACGCTCTCTTCCTTTCCCTGTGCAGAAACAAGAGGGAAGGAATTATATCTGGGAATTTTACGATTTTGCTCCCGAAAAGGAATTTGAGGTTATCTTCCAAACCATTTCTGCAGAAGATCAGAACTAACTATATAGAAACCTATAAAGATAACTTTTCGCACTTAGCCAACACTCATATCCTTCCGATATGATTCCCATATCGTTCCCATATCGCGATATGGGAAAGATATGGGATCTTATTGATCTATATAACTTTAAAGAAAAGGAAAAAAGAGCGGAAAAAAGTGTTCTATTTTAATTCACAATTTTTCAATTTGGAAACCAGTTAAAATGAAGTTGTAAGTGAGATAGTTAGTAAATTGTGGTTTTCTGGAAGGCGGGTGAAAATTGTGAGTCAAAATTTTCTTTGCTGAATAATCGTGAATCTGACGAGGGGCTTACGCCACCATCGCTATCCTTGTGTCGCCCTGACGGGCTTTTTGGCAAAGGGCAGAGAGCAAAGGGTATCTCAACCCTCTAAACTTTCTCAACCCTCTCAACCCTTTAAACTTTCTCAACCCTCTCAACCTTCTCAACCATAAATCTACCAAGTTTCCTTGTTAAATTCATTCTTCATTCCAAATCCGTAAAATCTTCATAGACCTGTTCATTAAAGACCAGTTATTTAAATCTGCAGGAAATAATCCTTGTCCAATCTTAAAACCGGTGTTTCAAGCCGATATAGAGATTACGTCCTTTCCCTGGCTGTTCGGAAAAGACCCATTCTTTTCGGTTGAATAGATTGGCAAGCTGAGCATAGGCAGCGGAATTATCCTTATGGTATTCAGCACCTAAATTGAGGATTATGGCTTCGGGGAGGTTGTGTCCACGATGGTCTTTAGTAAAATAGTGCTGTAAAATATCCAGATTAAAATACCAGTTGCCATAGCCATAGGCAAACCGCGAGTCCAGATTAAGGAGTGGACGATAGGGCGCTCTCGTATAGTCGCTTTCGGTTAAGTAGGCAAGTTCCAGTTCCAAACCCTGATGCATATTGAGTTTGTCCATTTTGAAAAATGCTTCAACAGTAGTTAAATTGGAGAAGACATCGGTATAACGAAGAGTGGGAATGCGATAATTATCGGTGCTTATTAAAACAGGGCTATCTATTTCGTAGCGCAGGTTATTGTTGATATTCAATCTGCCTAAGGAGAAATTTATTTTTTGAGGATAGAGATATTCAAGACCTGCACTAAAGTTCAGCGGTGTCTTTTTCAGTTTATGAGCATCGCTGAAAGAAATCCAGGGTGTTGCCTCCAGAAAGGAAAGATAGTCGTTTCCTTCCAAAAGAGGCACATTGGATAAACTTAAAACACCCCAGCCGGTTATGGGATAACGATAGAGAAATTCCAGGGAAGGAACAATAGTGTAAGCATCAACAAGTAAATGAATTCCAGGTTTAGAAATGTCCATAATATCACCATTATAGACAGGGGCAATTTGAATTCCAAAATCACCGGATTTTACCATAAATTTGGTTTTCCAATTCAGGATTTCCTCTTCCAGGCAGGAAGCGAGGTATACATTCAGGTAGTTACATTTGTAGGGCTTATTGAGGTTTTTTTGGTAGATATAATTGTAGCCCAATTGAGCGGAAATATCCTTGAAAGAAACATTTCCAATAGTCAAGTCGGGTCTGTGATGACTAAAATTAAAATCCAAAACGGTATTATCAAAATCATCCGCTTGCGAGGAAACATTCTGAAAACGGAAAGAAAGCGGAAAATGGGAAGAGAGCTCGGTTCCCAGAAACAGGTTGTTATGAACGGAAAGCATTTCGGAAATTGGAGAACGCATATCCAGAGTGTAAGTTAATGCATTCAGAATAAAGCTATCGGGATAATAGCTGATAAAACTATTAAGTCCGAAATCCATATTTCCTTCAAACTGCAGATAACTGCGATGTTGCATAGCGGGAATCGGCTTGGGTTTTTCCTGTAAAGGAACTCCCGGAGGAACGAAAGCAGGTAAACTGTCTCCCATATTGAGCTCCGGTGAAAAGAGCAAAGAGCGTTTATAGAGAAAAGGTTTGAAGGAACTTTCTCCACTAACTGTTAAATCGGGAAGTTCCTGGGTTTGAGAAAACAATAGTGTTAGGGTTAAAACGAGGGTAAGAATTAACAAAGTGCGTTTCATTGATTTACCTCCAAAAAAACATCCGTCAGTTCCATTTTTGCTGCCTCATCAAGTTCCTCTCTATATTTGAAAAATAATGCCTCCGCTTCGGTGTTTGCACCGGATTCCAGCAAAGACAAGACGGAATAATAAATTGCTTTACTGCGAATTTCCTTATATTCAGGGAAAAGTAAAATCACCTTTTTCAAGGTTGCGATAGCTGAAGGATAGGAATGCCGATGATAATCAATCATTCCCATTACCAGAAAGGCATTACAATGGTCTAAAGTGGACAAACTGTTATTGATGATAAATTCAATGAGGGCTTCTGCTTCTTCAAAGCGCTGTGCATTATAGAGCTGACGCATACGGATAACATTTACTTCGGGATGATTCTTAAGATAATTTGAGCCCAAAGACCAAAGCTTGTCAAAATCCTTATAGTTATTGGCTTCGGAACATTCCAGAAGCTTAACCCAGATAGCGCCATCGGGATTGTTTTTATAGGCAAGCTGGTATTTTTCCAAAGCGGAATCATAGTTACCGGTAATATATTCCAATTCTGCCCATTTCAGTAGTGCTTCGTTATTTTTGCTTTGAGCATACAAGTCCGCAAGCAGGGTATCCGCTTCAGCATATTGATTCAGCTCAATAAGCGCCGTAGCCATAAGCAATTCAATGTCTTCGTGCTTTTGTTCGGGAAATTCCGTTCTGATTTTTTCAGCCGTAGCAATGAGGTCTGCCCATTTTAATTCATCAGCATAAACCTTCATTAGGATATAATTGAGTTCAAATTTGATATATTCGCTGAAGAAAGTATCAGGTAGAACGAGAAGATCATTTAACAGTTCGTCTTTGTTATTCACCCGTT
Protein-coding regions in this window:
- a CDS encoding T9SS type A sorting domain-containing protein encodes the protein MKTQIWVTNPITNEIAFNTQFFAEPGALIPFSVQLPVSVEENIVSIPAGKLHLYPSVLNPHWNESIRISYDTKLTGKAELVLYDLKGRHLAEKVYDQNEIEWQLPKLSSGIYFVRLTNQGKALGTAKLIILK
- a CDS encoding divergent polysaccharide deacetylase family protein; translated protein: MPKVRKKKLRKVKRRRKGGNPGIFILTGFICCILIWLIIKEPADKNSELAKAETVSKNSELPVKPKKKTKKEVKAISPSATKILPKDKKAQETTIDNTKNTPESVITTTIEKLGIPKSYFHKRNTENLTIFNVPIDKSEMDLVYANMIFKGELERNGAKFIKGTDSAGKQKLLFSFPDTAKQYEINIFYDNNLYRNKQKKRTITIVVDDFGTIGGDLLTGFLALDKEVCFSIFPEEEYSVQTMKLAKEQGRLTLIHIPMEPIGYPEVNPGKNPILVQYDERQIEKIMTRFIEQLPYCVGANNHMGSLATTDEEVMNSVMAILKKHNKFFLDSRTTNVSVAYSVAQKNHLKSYRNDLFLDSPNISQSTMDAKLNQIIELSNRNQNVIAITHCHNYDKLDYLKRFINRLKAAGFTLIPLTDIDKYNVPEIL